One stretch of Armigeres subalbatus isolate Guangzhou_Male chromosome 2, GZ_Asu_2, whole genome shotgun sequence DNA includes these proteins:
- the LOC134210694 gene encoding uncharacterized protein LOC134210694: protein MSRRPGYRSRVYASNLGMVENNYKEALARLEKSRRPASVDREQTSLGRASPLSSKPLFDFNGDEFDEELSQARSRASKVIHEKSVIDSRSERLRSHSLAPVTSVALENDFDEQVQATLNRIRASKNILNQLQSDDTLEQVRNETRSKLSEQTAKKLAEKLSSYDDSSDLASTEKQSVRKTLKIRAVTDSSSSLDSKSALKWKDETAESFAAKRANATRARLADLDQEMLDFEEKQAARARRSAHLKKVLAETSCDDLIPATTTDQAGTKVTTGMVRFKTQKKVVSF, encoded by the exons ATGAGCCGCCGTCCCGGATACCGCAGCCGCGTCTACGCCTCCAACCTGGGCATGGTTGAGAACAACTACAAGGAGGCCCTGGCCCGGCTCGAGAAAAGCCGCAGACCAGC GTCGGTCGACCGCGAGCAAACCAGCCTGGGCCGTGCCTCGCCCCTGTCCAGCAAGCCACTGTTCGACTTCAACGGAGACGAGTTCGACGAGGAGCTGTCGCAGGCCCGTTCCCGTGCCTCCAAGGTCATCCATGAGAAGTCGGTCATCGATTCGCGCTCGGAGCGGCTACGCAGCCACAGCCTGGCCCCGGTCACCAGCGTCGCCCTGGAGAACGACTTCGACGAGCAG GTCCAAGCCACGTTGAACCGAATCCGCGCAAGCAAGAACATTCTGAATCAGCTCCAGAGCGACGATACACTGGAACAGGTTCGCAATGAAACCCGATCTAAGCTGAGCGAACAAACCGCCAAGAAACTGGCGGAAAAGTTGTCCAGCTATGACGATTCCAGCGATCTCGCTTCCACCGAAAAGCAATCCGTGAGGAAAACTCTCAAG ATTAGAGCAGTAACCGATAGCAGCTCTTCGCTGGACTCCAAGAGTGCCCTCAAGTGGAAGGACGAAACGGCGGAATCGTTCGCGGCGAAGCGAGCCAACGCCACCAGGGCCCGGCTGGCCGATCTGGACCAGGAGATGCTGGATTTCGAGGAGAAACAGGCGGCCCGCGCTCGCCGGTCGGCCCATCTGAAGAAGGTTCTCGCGGAAACGTCCTGCGATGATCTGATCCCGGCCACCACCACCGATCAGGCGGGAACCAAGGTGACCACCGGAATGGTTCGATTCAAGACACAGAAGAAGGTGGTTTCGTTCtaa